One genomic segment of Anaerotignum faecicola includes these proteins:
- a CDS encoding class I SAM-dependent rRNA methyltransferase → MGLPVATLKKGEGRMLKAGGLWVFDNEIAAVTEDAVNGELIMVEDFDGYPMGTGFYNSNSKITIRMMSRNKDAVIDEAFLRERVQAAWNYRKRTVDISSCRVIFGEADFLPGLVVDKFSDVLVVQSLAMGIDRMKETILRLLIEAMLEDGIHIRGVYERSDAKVRRQEGMQPWKGFLSEPFDPKVQIVENGVKYIVDVEEGQKTGFFLDQKYNRLSIHKICQGMDVLDCFTHTGSFALNAGIAGAKSVLGIDASQLAVDQATENAKLNGLQEVVKFQCEDVFALLPRLEAEGRKFDVIILDPPAFTKSRSSVKNAVKGYREINLRAMKLLKDGGFLATCSCSHFMTYELFTQTIGQAAKNVHKRLRQVEYRHQAPDHPILWAAEESYYLKFYIFQVMNQP, encoded by the coding sequence ATGGGTTTACCTGTTGCAACATTGAAAAAGGGCGAAGGACGCATGCTTAAGGCAGGCGGTCTTTGGGTATTTGATAATGAAATTGCCGCCGTAACAGAGGATGCGGTCAATGGCGAGCTGATTATGGTAGAGGATTTTGACGGCTATCCCATGGGGACAGGCTTTTATAACAGCAATTCCAAAATCACCATCCGTATGATGAGCAGAAATAAGGATGCGGTGATTGATGAGGCATTCTTGCGTGAAAGAGTGCAGGCGGCTTGGAATTACCGCAAACGGACGGTGGATATTTCCTCCTGCCGTGTTATTTTCGGGGAAGCGGATTTTCTGCCCGGTCTGGTTGTGGATAAATTCTCCGATGTGCTTGTGGTACAGTCTCTTGCGATGGGGATTGACCGCATGAAGGAAACCATTTTGCGCCTGCTCATCGAAGCTATGCTGGAGGATGGCATCCATATCCGCGGTGTGTATGAACGCAGTGATGCGAAGGTGCGCAGGCAGGAGGGCATGCAGCCTTGGAAGGGCTTCCTCAGCGAACCCTTTGACCCCAAGGTGCAGATTGTGGAAAACGGCGTAAAATATATCGTTGATGTGGAGGAAGGGCAGAAAACCGGCTTTTTCCTTGACCAGAAGTATAATCGACTGTCCATTCATAAAATTTGTCAGGGAATGGATGTGCTGGACTGCTTTACCCATACAGGCTCCTTTGCGCTGAATGCAGGCATTGCGGGGGCAAAAAGCGTACTGGGGATTGATGCAAGCCAGCTTGCGGTGGATCAGGCAACGGAGAATGCCAAGCTGAATGGCTTGCAGGAGGTTGTGAAATTTCAGTGCGAGGATGTGTTTGCGCTGCTGCCCAGACTCGAAGCAGAGGGCAGAAAATTCGATGTAATCATTCTTGATCCTCCTGCCTTTACAAAGTCCAGAAGCTCTGTCAAGAATGCGGTTAAGGGCTATCGCGAAATCAACCTGCGCGCTATGAAGCTGCTGAAGGATGGCGGCTTTCTGGCAACCTGCTCCTGCTCGCATTTCATGACCTATGAATTGTTCACCCAGACCATTGGGCAGGCGGCAAAGAATGTGCATAAACGCCTGCGTCAGGTGGAATATCGCCATCAGGCACCCGATCACCCGATTCTCTGGGCGGCAGAGGAATCCTATTATCTGAAATTCTATATTTTTCAGGTTATGAATCAGCCCTAA
- the hpf gene encoding ribosome hibernation-promoting factor, HPF/YfiA family, translated as MRYNIIGKNIDVWDKTKEMVEKKMDRIAKLFPADTEATITLSLEKQVATVEVTIPMNKRYARAEVQDADMTAAMDKTVDILEGQVVRYKKRMRTKIRNGADAYAAEYAAILVPEEDLDDEPLVKIEKVKRFAVKPMDAEEAVMEMELVGHSFFVFRDAETDEVSVVYKRKNGTYGLIEPEY; from the coding sequence ATGCGTTATAACATTATTGGGAAAAACATCGATGTATGGGACAAAACAAAGGAAATGGTGGAAAAGAAGATGGATCGAATTGCCAAGCTGTTCCCTGCGGACACAGAGGCAACCATCACATTAAGCTTGGAAAAACAGGTTGCTACGGTGGAAGTAACCATTCCTATGAATAAAAGATATGCACGGGCAGAGGTGCAGGATGCGGACATGACAGCCGCTATGGATAAAACGGTGGATATTCTGGAGGGGCAGGTTGTCCGTTATAAAAAACGGATGCGCACCAAAATCAGAAACGGCGCAGATGCCTATGCGGCAGAATATGCGGCAATTCTGGTGCCTGAGGAGGACTTGGATGACGAGCCTCTGGTAAAAATCGAGAAGGTAAAGCGTTTTGCCGTAAAGCCTATGGATGCGGAAGAGGCTGTCATGGAAATGGAGCTGGTAGGGCATAGCTTCTTTGTATTCCGCGATGCGGAGACAGACGAGGTAAGTGTGGTTTATAAGAGAAAGAACGGCACCTACGGTCTGATTGAGCCCGAATATTAA
- a CDS encoding HD domain-containing protein, whose protein sequence is MDRKRFKKQVAFILEADKEKNILRQTHLSGHGRRENDAEHAWHMAMMIYLLKEYANAEFDLAKTMMMALIHDIVEIDAGDTYAYDTAGLATQAEREEKAAERIFGLLPDDQRDELRGLFEEFEANETPEARFAHVMDNFQPLLLNNANDGGDWRAHRVSRSQVWGRQAKTELGSAEIWEYTRGLIEENIRKGNIKP, encoded by the coding sequence ATGGACAGAAAACGATTTAAGAAGCAGGTAGCGTTTATTCTGGAGGCGGACAAGGAGAAGAATATTCTCAGGCAGACGCACCTGAGTGGGCACGGCAGAAGGGAAAACGATGCCGAGCATGCGTGGCACATGGCGATGATGATTTATCTGCTGAAGGAATACGCGAATGCGGAATTTGACCTTGCGAAAACGATGATGATGGCGCTGATTCATGATATTGTGGAGATTGATGCAGGGGACACCTATGCCTACGATACGGCAGGGCTGGCAACACAGGCGGAGCGGGAGGAAAAGGCGGCAGAGCGGATTTTCGGCTTACTGCCCGATGACCAGAGAGATGAGCTGCGCGGATTATTTGAAGAATTTGAAGCGAATGAAACACCTGAAGCAAGATTTGCGCATGTGATGGATAATTTTCAGCCGCTGCTGCTGAATAATGCCAATGACGGCGGAGATTGGCGCGCGCATAGGGTGAGCCGCAGTCAGGTTTGGGGGAGACAGGCGAAAACGGAATTGGGTTCGGCGGAAATCTGGGAATATACCCGTGGATTGATTGAGGAAAATATCCGAAAGGGAAACATTAAACCCTAA
- a CDS encoding MATE family efflux transporter, whose product MITDLTRGSSRKMLWMFSIPMLLSVAFQQVYQIADSIIAGQFIGEAALAAVGASHPITMIFMAVAVGSNIGCAVVVSRLFGAKKYSALKTAICTIFCACIAVSVVLTLVGIFGGSAMLRLIRTPADVFADAKLYLHIYIYGFLFLYLYNICNGIFTSLGDSRTPLYFLIGSSISNILLDIFFVVWLKMGVAGVAWATFAAQGAASVLAFLTLVHRIKQLRSTEPYAKFSAEMLVQVTIVAIPSILQQCFVSVGNLFVQSAVNSYGSAVVAGFSACQKLNTFAVTCMTTLSNGVSSFTAQNLGAAKKERVSEGFRAGALLGILVCVPFFLFYFFFGRTAMELFLDESSAAAIQAGVDYMHIVTPFYFIVTIKVMCDGVLRGGSAMLYFMTTTFTDLFLRVALAFLFAKGLGLGATGIWMAWPIGWTLSTLLSVFFYHLKPWEKNPT is encoded by the coding sequence TTGATTACAGATTTAACCCGGGGCAGCAGCCGAAAAATGCTCTGGATGTTTTCCATTCCCATGCTGCTGAGTGTTGCCTTTCAGCAGGTTTATCAAATTGCAGACAGCATCATTGCCGGGCAGTTCATCGGTGAAGCCGCGCTTGCGGCAGTCGGTGCATCCCACCCCATCACTATGATTTTCATGGCAGTTGCCGTTGGCAGCAATATCGGCTGTGCCGTTGTGGTTTCCCGCCTGTTCGGGGCAAAAAAATACAGCGCACTCAAAACGGCTATCTGCACCATCTTCTGCGCCTGCATTGCGGTCAGCGTGGTTCTGACGCTTGTCGGCATTTTCGGCGGAAGTGCCATGCTTCGCCTCATCCGCACCCCTGCCGATGTTTTCGCCGATGCCAAACTCTATCTGCATATCTATATCTATGGGTTTTTGTTCCTGTATCTTTATAATATCTGCAACGGCATCTTCACCTCTCTGGGGGACAGCCGTACGCCGCTGTATTTCCTCATCGGCTCCTCCATAAGTAATATTCTTCTAGATATTTTCTTCGTGGTCTGGCTGAAAATGGGCGTTGCCGGTGTTGCATGGGCAACCTTCGCCGCACAGGGCGCGGCATCCGTACTCGCCTTTCTTACGCTGGTGCATCGCATCAAGCAATTAAGAAGCACCGAACCGTATGCAAAATTTTCCGCAGAAATGCTTGTACAGGTTACTATCGTCGCCATCCCAAGTATTTTGCAGCAATGCTTTGTTTCCGTCGGGAATCTTTTCGTGCAGTCTGCCGTCAACAGCTATGGCTCTGCCGTTGTTGCAGGCTTTTCTGCCTGCCAGAAGCTGAATACCTTCGCCGTCACCTGCATGACAACCCTGTCCAACGGCGTTTCCTCCTTCACCGCTCAGAACCTTGGCGCAGCTAAAAAGGAACGAGTTTCCGAAGGCTTTCGGGCAGGGGCGCTCCTCGGTATTCTGGTCTGCGTACCGTTTTTCCTGTTCTATTTCTTCTTCGGTCGCACCGCCATGGAGCTGTTTCTGGATGAAAGCAGTGCTGCCGCAATTCAGGCAGGTGTAGACTATATGCACATCGTCACCCCCTTCTATTTCATCGTAACGATTAAGGTCATGTGCGATGGGGTGCTGCGCGGCGGCAGTGCCATGCTCTATTTCATGACAACCACCTTCACCGACCTCTTCCTGCGTGTGGCGTTGGCGTTTCTCTTTGCAAAAGGACTTGGTCTCGGCGCAACCGGCATCTGGATGGCATGGCCAATCGGCTGGACGCTTTCCACCCTCCTTTCCGTTTTCTTCTATCATCTTAAGCCTTGGGAAAAAAATCCGACATAA
- a CDS encoding thymidine kinase — translation MAKLYFRYGVMGSSKSAQALITKFNYEEQGMRVWLMKPAADTRYGADKVHSRIGLEQPADVIDDDMDLYEVFRDREREFYDVIIVDEAQFLQPAHVEQLREIVDYYNVPVFCFGLRTDFRTRLFPGSARLFELADSVTELKTVCTCGGKAMVNARIDAEGRVVTEGEQFLLGGNESYRPMCYKCWKKAALESKSEK, via the coding sequence ATGGCAAAATTATATTTCAGATACGGCGTGATGGGCAGCTCCAAATCGGCACAGGCACTCATTACGAAATTCAACTACGAGGAACAGGGGATGCGCGTCTGGCTGATGAAGCCTGCGGCAGATACGCGCTATGGCGCAGATAAGGTACATTCTCGCATCGGGCTGGAGCAGCCTGCGGATGTGATTGACGATGATATGGATTTATATGAAGTTTTCCGTGACAGAGAACGGGAATTTTATGATGTGATTATTGTGGATGAGGCACAGTTTTTACAGCCTGCCCATGTGGAGCAGCTACGGGAGATTGTGGATTATTACAATGTGCCTGTGTTCTGCTTTGGACTGCGGACAGATTTTCGGACAAGATTGTTCCCCGGCAGTGCAAGGCTGTTTGAGTTGGCAGATTCCGTGACGGAGCTGAAAACGGTCTGCACCTGTGGCGGAAAGGCTATGGTGAACGCAAGAATTGATGCGGAGGGCAGAGTTGTTACCGAAGGGGAGCAGTTCCTTCTGGGGGGCAACGAAAGCTATCGTCCGATGTGCTATAAATGCTGGAAGAAGGCGGCGCTTGAGTCGAAATCAGAGAAATAA
- the secA gene encoding preprotein translocase subunit SecA, translating into MGFLEKIFGNYSEKEIKKIKPIVAKIEALGPQYENLSDEELRGKTQEFKDRLAKGETLDDILPEAYAVVREAASRPNVLNMKHFPVQLMGGIVMHQGRIAEMRTGEGKTLVATLPAYLNALEGKGVHVVTVNDYLAQRDSDWMGEVFRFLGLSVGCILNGMDNNERRAAYACDITYGTNNEFGFDYLRDNMVVRKENMVQRDLHYAIIDEVDSVLIDEARTPLIISGSGSKSTDLYRVADLFVKKLKKGRILNEDEAMNALLKEEIQEEGDFVLDEKAKSVVLTQEGVAKAEKYFSVDNLSDPENLELQHYINNALKANYNMHLDKDYVIHEGEIVIVDEFTGRMMPGRRYSDGLHQAIEAKENVQVRRESKTLATITFQNYFNKYAKKCGMTGTAKTEEEEFRNIYGMDVVEIPTNRPIQRKDLDDVVYRTEAGKFRAVVRDIIAAHEKGQPVLVGTVTIEKSETLSKLLKMEGVKHQVLNAKYHAQEAEIVALAGQMGAVTIATNMAGRGTDIKLGEGVAELGGLKIIGTERHESRRIDNQLRGRAGRQGDPGESRFYISLEDDLMRLFGSEKTMKLVDAMGMTEDEPIEAGMLSKAIENAQKKVEGNNFAIRKHLLEYDQVMNEQREIIYGERKRVLYGENLRDSIVGMIGAVVERTVDAHMSDDQLPEEWDMAAFSESLSAIIPVGKVNIKDEALPQMTKDKLKETLTKLGNQLYEMKEKEIGQGQAEGEERMRELERVVMLRVIDQKWMDHIDDMDQMRQGIGLHAYAQRDPLTEYKFAAYDMFEEMSNHIQEDTLKILYRVRIQTEVKQEEPPKQMFTNKDDSAVKQPKKRADEKIGRNDPCPCGSGKKYKQCCGRNV; encoded by the coding sequence ATGGGTTTCTTGGAAAAAATATTTGGGAACTACAGTGAAAAGGAAATCAAGAAAATCAAGCCCATCGTGGCGAAGATTGAAGCACTGGGCCCCCAGTATGAAAACCTTTCGGATGAAGAGCTGAGAGGAAAGACACAGGAATTTAAGGATCGTCTGGCAAAGGGCGAAACACTGGATGATATTCTGCCTGAGGCGTATGCAGTGGTAAGAGAGGCGGCTTCCCGTCCCAATGTGCTGAATATGAAGCATTTTCCCGTACAGCTGATGGGCGGCATCGTGATGCATCAGGGACGTATTGCCGAGATGAGAACAGGTGAAGGTAAAACACTGGTGGCAACACTGCCTGCATATCTGAATGCGCTGGAGGGCAAGGGCGTACATGTGGTTACGGTCAATGACTATCTGGCACAGCGTGACTCTGACTGGATGGGTGAGGTATTCCGTTTCTTAGGGCTGAGCGTGGGCTGCATCCTGAACGGGATGGACAACAACGAACGCCGCGCGGCGTATGCCTGCGATATTACCTATGGTACAAACAATGAGTTCGGCTTTGACTACCTGCGTGACAACATGGTAGTACGAAAGGAAAACATGGTGCAGAGAGACCTGCATTATGCCATCATCGACGAGGTTGACTCTGTTCTGATTGACGAAGCCAGAACACCCCTGATTATTTCCGGCAGCGGTTCCAAGTCCACGGATTTGTATCGCGTGGCAGATCTGTTTGTAAAAAAACTGAAAAAGGGTCGTATTCTGAATGAGGATGAGGCAATGAATGCCCTTCTGAAGGAGGAAATTCAGGAGGAAGGCGACTTCGTTCTGGATGAAAAGGCGAAATCTGTTGTGCTGACGCAGGAAGGTGTTGCAAAGGCGGAAAAATATTTCTCCGTGGACAACCTTTCCGATCCCGAAAATCTGGAACTGCAACATTATATCAACAATGCTTTGAAGGCAAACTATAACATGCATCTGGATAAGGATTATGTGATTCATGAGGGCGAAATCGTTATCGTTGATGAATTTACGGGGCGTATGATGCCGGGCAGACGCTATTCCGACGGTCTGCATCAGGCAATCGAGGCGAAGGAAAACGTACAGGTGCGCAGAGAAAGCAAAACGCTGGCAACAATTACCTTCCAGAACTACTTCAATAAATACGCTAAGAAATGCGGTATGACAGGTACGGCGAAAACAGAGGAAGAAGAATTCCGTAATATCTATGGGATGGACGTTGTGGAAATTCCCACAAACCGCCCTATACAGAGAAAGGATCTGGATGATGTTGTGTATCGTACCGAGGCGGGCAAATTCCGCGCGGTGGTAAGAGATATCATTGCGGCGCACGAAAAGGGACAGCCGGTACTGGTTGGCACGGTTACAATCGAAAAATCCGAAACACTGAGCAAGCTGCTGAAGATGGAGGGCGTGAAGCATCAGGTGCTGAATGCAAAATATCATGCACAGGAAGCGGAAATCGTTGCACTGGCAGGGCAGATGGGCGCAGTTACGATTGCGACAAACATGGCCGGCCGTGGTACGGACATTAAGCTGGGCGAAGGCGTTGCAGAGCTGGGTGGCTTGAAAATCATCGGTACGGAACGTCATGAATCCAGACGTATTGATAACCAGCTGCGTGGGCGTGCCGGTCGTCAGGGTGACCCCGGCGAATCCCGTTTCTATATCTCTCTGGAGGATGACCTGATGCGTCTGTTTGGCTCCGAAAAGACAATGAAGCTGGTAGATGCGATGGGCATGACAGAGGACGAGCCGATTGAAGCAGGGATGCTTTCTAAGGCGATTGAAAATGCACAGAAGAAGGTAGAGGGCAACAACTTTGCCATTCGTAAACACCTTCTGGAATATGACCAGGTCATGAATGAGCAGAGAGAAATCATTTATGGCGAAAGAAAACGCGTGCTTTACGGTGAAAACCTGAGAGACAGCATTGTCGGCATGATTGGCGCGGTTGTGGAACGCACGGTGGACGCACATATGAGCGATGACCAGCTGCCTGAGGAATGGGATATGGCGGCATTCAGCGAATCTCTGAGTGCAATTATTCCTGTCGGCAAGGTGAATATCAAGGATGAAGCGCTGCCTCAGATGACAAAGGATAAGCTGAAGGAAACCCTGACAAAGCTGGGCAATCAGCTGTATGAAATGAAGGAAAAGGAAATCGGTCAGGGCCAGGCTGAGGGCGAAGAACGCATGCGTGAGCTGGAGCGCGTGGTGATGCTGCGCGTGATTGACCAGAAATGGATGGATCATATTGATGATATGGATCAGATGCGTCAGGGGATTGGGCTGCATGCTTATGCACAGAGAGACCCTCTGACAGAATATAAATTTGCGGCGTATGATATGTTCGAGGAAATGAGCAATCATATTCAGGAGGATACGCTGAAGATTCTTTACCGCGTGCGTATCCAGACAGAGGTAAAGCAGGAGGAACCGCCGAAGCAGATGTTTACCAATAAGGATGATTCTGCGGTAAAGCAGCCGAAGAAGCGCGCTGATGAAAAAATCGGCAGAAACGACCCCTGCCCCTGCGGTAGCGGCAAGAAATATAAGCAGTGCTGCGGCAGAAACGTGTAA
- a CDS encoding C39 family peptidase — protein sequence MGEKKQYRLQMDFPFYTQRMTQETWKEEGFSSFSEADSWTFRSCGIASLRMILEGLGKQVERHGTMIAKGVAAGAYKEGVGWIHWGLAKLAADYGIYGEALREKTAEDLKQELDAGHPCMVSVAPLFQGGKPKPDGSGVYGKSGHLVPVLGYETEDGRLTAFLVHHPSAFLEQNKPNWWVPIEDFSASFGGNFIRFSTENFSEEDK from the coding sequence ATGGGAGAAAAAAAGCAATATCGGCTACAGATGGATTTCCCTTTTTATACCCAGAGAATGACGCAGGAAACATGGAAGGAGGAGGGCTTTTCCTCCTTCTCTGAGGCGGACAGCTGGACCTTTCGCAGTTGCGGTATTGCCTCCTTGCGTATGATATTGGAGGGCCTTGGCAAGCAGGTGGAGCGCCATGGCACAATGATTGCAAAGGGTGTTGCGGCAGGTGCCTATAAAGAAGGTGTCGGCTGGATTCACTGGGGGCTGGCGAAGCTTGCGGCGGATTACGGCATTTACGGCGAGGCACTGCGCGAAAAAACAGCAGAGGACTTAAAGCAGGAGCTGGATGCAGGGCATCCCTGCATGGTTTCTGTGGCACCCCTTTTTCAAGGGGGCAAGCCCAAGCCGGACGGCAGCGGTGTTTACGGGAAAAGCGGACATTTGGTGCCTGTGCTTGGCTATGAGACCGAGGACGGCAGACTGACAGCCTTTCTGGTGCATCATCCGTCTGCCTTTTTGGAGCAAAACAAGCCGAATTGGTGGGTGCCGATAGAAGATTTTTCGGCCTCCTTCGGCGGCAATTTCATTCGATTTTCAACGGAAAATTTTTCCGAGGAAGATAAATAG
- the prfB gene encoding peptide chain release factor 2 (programmed frameshift): MFELEQIRLGLSAYDEKLKEMGASLDVAGAKEKINELEELSADPDFWNDLEKSQKTLQKLKALKNKVGKYEGLVTTYEDILTLIEMGIEEQDDSVYEEVKEMNDSFLAEYEALRIATMLDGEYDRNNAIVTLHAGTGGTEACDWTNMLFRMYSRWAQKEGFEVEVLDMLDGDEAGLKSVTIQVNGENAYGYLKSEKGIHRLVRVSPFDSAGRRQTSFASCDVMPEIEDDTEIEIKPDDIRIDTYRASGAGGQHINKTSSAIRITHFPTGVVVSCQEERSQFANKDKAFKMLRSKLLALKIEEQMQKLAEIRGDVKEIGWGSQIRSYIFMPYTLVKDHRTGEETGKVDAVMDGEIDNFISAYLAWIHS, encoded by the exons ATGTTCGAGTTAGAACAGATCCGTCTGGGCCTTTCTGCTTATGACGAAAAATTAAAGGAAATGGGGGCTTCACTT GACGTCGCTGGCGCGAAGGAGAAGATAAACGAATTAGAAGAGCTTTCCGCAGACCCCGATTTCTGGAATGATCTGGAAAAGAGCCAGAAAACATTGCAGAAGCTGAAAGCACTGAAAAATAAGGTCGGCAAATATGAAGGCCTTGTAACAACCTACGAGGACATTCTGACACTCATCGAAATGGGCATCGAGGAGCAGGATGACAGCGTATATGAAGAAGTAAAGGAAATGAACGATTCCTTCCTTGCGGAATACGAGGCACTGCGCATTGCAACGATGCTCGATGGCGAATATGACCGCAACAATGCCATTGTTACCCTGCATGCGGGGACAGGCGGCACAGAGGCGTGTGACTGGACAAATATGCTTTTCCGCATGTATTCCAGATGGGCGCAGAAGGAAGGCTTCGAGGTGGAGGTACTGGATATGCTGGACGGCGATGAAGCCGGACTGAAATCTGTTACTATTCAGGTAAACGGCGAAAATGCCTATGGCTATCTGAAATCCGAGAAGGGGATTCACCGTCTGGTGCGTGTGTCTCCCTTCGACAGCGCAGGCAGACGGCAGACCTCTTTTGCGTCCTGCGATGTTATGCCTGAAATTGAGGATGATACGGAAATTGAAATCAAGCCGGATGATATCCGTATTGATACCTACAGAGCCAGCGGTGCAGGCGGTCAGCACATCAACAAGACCTCATCTGCAATCCGTATCACACACTTCCCTACGGGGGTTGTGGTATCCTGTCAGGAGGAGAGAAGCCAGTTTGCCAATAAGGATAAGGCATTCAAAATGCTGAGAAGTAAGCTGCTTGCCCTCAAGATTGAGGAGCAGATGCAGAAGCTGGCGGAAATCCGTGGGGATGTAAAGGAAATCGGCTGGGGCAGCCAGATTCGTTCCTACATCTTTATGCCCTATACTCTGGTAAAGGATCACCGGACAGGCGAGGAAACCGGTAAGGTGGACGCGGTGATGGATGGTGAGATTGATAACTTTATCAGCGCATATCTGGCATGGATTCACAGCTGA
- a CDS encoding RluA family pseudouridine synthase, with protein sequence MKEIIITKNEENQRLDKFLLKYMNKASKGFIYKMLRKKRIKYNGGKAEGNELLRAGDTLRLYLAEETMQSFMEEKTVPAAKRHFGIVYEDDEILVVSKPAGLLTHPEKSSDTDTLIDQVLYYLYQKGQYTPAAESSFTPALCNRLDRNTSGIVIAGKTLQGVQAVNEIIRSRKLNKFYLTLVAGEIHEAGEITAYLTKDAEKNQVRISKREGSGARTMTKYRPLAHAKGYTLLEIQLITGKTHQIRAHMQAIGHPVAGDRKYGSEATNRKFREEYALSNQFLHALRVEWKEQEGPLGYLYGKEMTAPLPKQLQEICDGLFGRAE encoded by the coding sequence TTGAAAGAGATTATCATTACCAAAAACGAGGAAAATCAAAGGCTGGACAAGTTTCTGCTGAAATATATGAATAAGGCCTCCAAGGGCTTTATTTATAAAATGCTGCGGAAAAAACGCATCAAATACAACGGCGGTAAGGCAGAGGGAAACGAACTGCTTCGGGCAGGGGACACCCTCAGGCTTTACCTCGCCGAGGAAACGATGCAGTCCTTTATGGAGGAAAAAACGGTGCCTGCGGCAAAAAGGCATTTTGGCATTGTGTATGAGGATGACGAGATTCTGGTGGTTTCCAAGCCGGCAGGACTGCTCACACATCCCGAAAAAAGCAGTGATACCGATACGCTGATTGATCAGGTGCTTTATTATCTTTATCAGAAGGGGCAGTATACCCCTGCGGCGGAGAGCAGCTTTACCCCGGCACTCTGCAACCGACTGGATAGAAACACAAGTGGCATCGTGATTGCGGGGAAAACCCTGCAGGGCGTACAGGCGGTGAATGAAATCATTCGCAGCCGTAAGCTGAATAAGTTTTATCTGACACTGGTTGCAGGGGAAATACATGAGGCGGGCGAAATTACCGCCTATCTGACGAAGGATGCAGAAAAGAATCAGGTGCGCATTTCCAAACGGGAGGGAAGCGGCGCAAGAACGATGACGAAATATCGTCCGCTTGCACATGCAAAGGGCTATACCCTTCTGGAAATTCAGCTGATTACGGGTAAGACGCATCAGATTCGTGCCCACATGCAGGCAATCGGGCATCCCGTTGCAGGTGACAGAAAATACGGCTCGGAAGCGACAAATCGAAAATTCCGAGAGGAATATGCCCTTTCCAATCAGTTCTTACATGCCCTTCGGGTGGAATGGAAGGAACAGGAGGGTCCTCTGGGCTATCTTTACGGAAAGGAAATGACGGCTCCTCTGCCGAAGCAGCTGCAGGAAATCTGCGATGGTCTGTTTGGCAGGGCAGAATAA
- a CDS encoding nucleotidyltransferase family protein has product MKAIILAAGYATRLYPLTLHTPKALLPIGKKPIIDHIVEKMNTVKELDAIYVVSNDKFAEQFADWAKTAKSRVPITVLNDGTTDDSNKRGAIGDISFVIDEMQIADDLMVIAGDNFFTYSLKEYVDFFHEKNRDCVCVKVWEDEAALSQFGIALLDENGRVLDIEEKPAKPKSNTVVFAAYLYKKETVPMFAAYLAAGNKPDSPGNFPAWLYRQKEVYAYTFEGECYDIGTPESYREVCELYDK; this is encoded by the coding sequence ATGAAAGCCATTATTTTGGCGGCGGGCTATGCCACAAGATTATATCCGCTGACATTGCATACGCCGAAGGCTTTGCTCCCCATTGGCAAAAAACCAATCATTGATCATATTGTAGAGAAGATGAATACCGTAAAAGAGCTGGATGCGATTTATGTGGTTTCCAATGATAAATTCGCAGAGCAGTTTGCGGACTGGGCAAAAACGGCGAAAAGCCGCGTACCCATTACCGTTCTGAATGACGGCACAACAGATGATTCCAATAAGCGCGGCGCAATCGGGGATATTTCCTTTGTGATTGACGAAATGCAGATTGCGGATGACCTGATGGTAATTGCAGGAGATAATTTCTTCACCTATTCGCTGAAGGAATATGTGGATTTCTTCCATGAAAAGAACCGCGACTGTGTGTGCGTGAAGGTCTGGGAGGACGAGGCGGCGCTGAGCCAATTCGGTATTGCCCTTCTGGATGAAAACGGAAGGGTGCTGGATATTGAGGAAAAGCCCGCAAAGCCCAAATCCAATACGGTTGTATTCGCCGCATACCTCTATAAGAAAGAAACCGTTCCCATGTTTGCCGCATATTTGGCGGCAGGCAATAAGCCGGATTCCCCCGGCAACTTCCCTGCATGGCTTTACCGGCAGAAGGAGGTATACGCCTATACCTTTGAGGGAGAGTGCTACGACATCGGGACACCGGAAAGCTATCGGGAAGTATGCGAACTCTATGACAAATAA